The Phaenicophaeus curvirostris isolate KB17595 chromosome 6, BPBGC_Pcur_1.0, whole genome shotgun sequence genome segment GTGGAAAAACATAAGAGTGAATTAAAACAACACTGAAGTAGATATCTAAATATCCAGCATTAACCTGAAAtagtttctttttgttgcttaATTTTACAGTGACTAATTGAACAAGATGAGGCACATGCCCTCCCAAGACTCTATGACGTTATTCCGTTCATATGGTACAAGGCTATGGGTATAAAACCTTATAAATTACTACAGAAATTCATATTCTAAATCCTGTGTGCTATATGAGAAATATGTAGGAGTTCTTAgtcaaagaaaacattcaatTTGAAACATTACTCAGCATCCACTGTTCAGATAACCTCACATTTCCCAGAAGACTGTGACTTTCAAGCAGGGCTATCAGTTATCACCATAATACCTGGGAGTAGGTGAGGATAATTCTTCACAATCtgatatggaaaagaaaaattgttaatattcacatattttcctttacaacgtatgaagaaaaatatagtgCCACCATAGTTTACAGAAGTAttacagtatttaaaatgttaagaaCCTAAGTTaacaatacagaaaaatcacatcaaaatattctataattctaaaagTTAAACATTTAGCCATTAAGAATTTCCAGAAGTGAAGTTGCCATCAAACCTTGCCAGCATTTATGTACAGACAGATATTAACATATATTCTGAAATCAAGTAATGCATAATTCTTTACGAATAAGCAGGGATCTTGGGGTAGTGGCATGGGGAACTCAAAGGCTTGAGGAAGTTGCTATCAGCAAGACATGAAATTTTACAGGAGGCAAGAACTGGAAGggttaagaagaaaaagcttttctttagtCCAAATATGTAAATGCTGCCATGGAGAAATAGACTCTATCTTTGTCTCTATCACAGATCAGCCCACAACCCCCACAATTTTGAAGTCCTTTATTTCACGTCTGTATAATTTGAAACATCTGGGAAGTTTGATTTTCAAAAGAAGTGACCTCTAAATCAAAGGTGCAAGTTTAGTTAGCAGAAGCTATatactaaatatttaaatgctacATAAATTTTAATGACTATAAAACAGGTGATGAGCCTCTCAAAAATTATTGAGCTCTGTTCCTCAGTTAACCACctcaaaaatacaaataacacTTCTTTGTCTTACCAGCACATTTTTAAGATAAGACTTCTTACTTATAGTGGTGAAAACAACAGACATGCACATTATACAAGCCTACATATCCCCTCCTACTAGTGAAACTGCTGTAACATCATTCTTGCTGCCCCTACTGCCCACATTCTACCCCTCACCATGTCCTTTTTGGGCTTATGAATGACACTTTTCCTCCAGGCATTTAATTGTCAATTTAATTTTGAACTCTAACCCTACCCTCCAATACCTGCATCTTCTCCTCTGTGTAGCATTGCCAGAAAATCAAATAAGCATATTCTATTCCATCAtccacatttttaatgacagatAATAATGCACAGCAGAATTAGAATAAAACCTTGAAGAACCAAAGCTGATAAAACTGACAAATATTAATTACAACACAGAACATGTGTAagttttccagccacttttAGCCCCGCTTTGCACTATTATCATCTAGTCTACATGTTTTCAGACCCTGAGAATATTAGAATAACTTCTTATTTATGTTAGGTTTTCCTACAACTCTTTCCTCAGCAGCTCCATACATTAAGCTATGTGTCATGGCAAGCCTCTCTTCAGCACCACGACACCTGACAATATCACATACCCTTCTTTTGAGCtaactggaaaatattcagcTCAAGTAATTTGTAAGCCAATACTACGAAGTATAATGCAATGCTACCAAACCAGCCTTTTTAAACAAGTCCCAGCTACAGCATGAGCAATGGCTTTGATCCAATATCACATTTCATCATGTGGTATTAAGTATAGTGTaatcaaaatgcaaatatttataaaaataatgctACAGAAAAGGGCTACAATTCTTTTGCTTCTACTTCATTTTTCTAGGTCCTCTCATTTTAATTAGTGAATGTTTTGAAAAACCTTTTATCAAGGTACTTACACTAATTAGATGGCTGCACACAGCAATTTCCAACACAAGATTAAAAATATGTACTTCTCTTTTTTCAAAGGTTCACTCTCTGCAGTGTTAAGAGAAAGACATAATGTTTATATCTACCCTCTTAAGTACACATATATCCACAGGTCAATTTTTAGAGAAATGTTCAGTGCTAAAGGCTGAAAGATTATATAATGCTGCCTTAATGCCCATTCTAACTAAAACCTATGACTCTTAGTACCACATATCACCATATATAGCAAAATATCTGATATTAAGAAGCAGTGACAAAATTTCACagatttttcaattaaatttaAAGGTGTCACTGTTGATATATGACCGCAAATGTACAAGTTAATGAAGAGTTGAAAGAAATGGCCTAAAGTGATTTCAAACTGAGCATAATTTTAAGTATATGAAACTCTCTTCAGGCACTAAAGAGACGTCATCTGGAGTTGGGTGTAGATTTCTATCACTCACATCCAAgaaacagtaattaaaacagAGATGAAACACACTGGCAGCTGCCGGGGAATCAAGAGTCTATCTGCCTATGGCAGCTTAAAGCAGCTTGGATTGTTTATCACAGCAAAACAGCCTGAATGGGATAGCACTGAGGTCTCTGTAAATATCAGAATACTAAATGCCAAAAGGTAAGTAGCATTTTTTACATTAAAGGATAATTTAGACTCCAAAGAAGAAATGCAAGCTAAACAGGAAGAAGTTATGCCAGAAACTGAAAGGTTGCATACTACAACCAGAATGTTCTCAAAGATGCTTGCAGTAGCAGCAAACAGAGCAACCCCTCCCCTGAAATAACTACTCAAAAGGATGTGAATGGACTCATATGACATACTTTGATAGCAGATGACTAAGCCTGATGACCCAGAGAGTCTTTCTTAATCAAAACTTGGTCATGCAACTTAAATGATTTCTTAAAAATCACCTAGGACTTGAGGCCAGATCTTTTGGTGAAAGCACATGAGCACATGGCTCTATTAACGTCACTAATATGCtgagtcgtagaatcatagaatcatagcataagcgggttggaagagacccaccggatcatcgagtccaaccattcctatcaaacactaacccatgtcccttagcacctcgtccacccgtgccttaaccacctccctgggcagcctgtgccagtgcccaatgaccctttctgtgaaaatttttttcctaatgttcagcctgaacctcccctggtggagcttgaggccattccctctcatcctgtcccctgtcacctgggggaagaggccagctccctcctctcttcaacctcctttcaggcagttgtagagagcaatgaggtctcccctcagcctcctcttctccaggctaaacacccccagctctctcagccgttcctcataaggcctgttctccagccccctcaccagctttgttgctcttctctggactcgctccagagcctcaacatccttcttgtggtgaggggcccaggactgaacacaggattcgaggagcagtctcaccagtgccgagtacagagggagaagaacctccctggacctgctggtcacgccgtttctgatccaagccaagatgccgttggccttcttggccacctgggcccctgctggctcatgttcagtcataCCAATTCAGAGTCTAGCACGTAGTTTTCAATTATTTAACACTCATGTATGTGACTGATGAAAGAGGATTTGGGTGTATGTGTTGATGAACTGCATTGATGACAATTTTCTGATGCAAGTGACTGACAAATGATGTAGGTGGTCTGTTGGGTCTGATCTGCTTCCCTAAACAATCAAGAACCAGTTGAGGTTGTGAAAGTTGAAGGGAACCTTAACTGCAATGACCATAACATTGTTCAGTTTAAAATCCTAAGTCAAGTGAGCGAGATAAATACAAAAGATTAAAATCCTGGCCTTCAAGAAAGCACATCTTGCTTGTTCAGGGATGTAGTTGGTAGGACGCATGGGATACTGCCATGAAGGACAATGGGGCCTAGAAGAGCTTGCTGATTTTCATGGGCTACCTTTACAAAGCACAAGAATGGTCCTTTCTGACATAGGAAAACAAGTAAGGATGGCAGAAGAATACAGAaggtggaaaaagaaacagactaTTTGGAGAAAGGGAGGCACTGCGTGAGCATGTAGGGATGAAGACATGAGAGCCAAAGCTCAGTTGAAGCCAAAACTAGATAGAGatgtgaaaagcaaaaaggaggCTTCAATACCAGCagcaaacaaaagaataaagaagGGTTATGGAGTAAGTCCTCTGGGTTGTCATTTCTGAGCACATAAAGGACAAAAAGGTAACAGAAAAACACCTAGTGTGGATTCATCAAGGACAAACTGGGTGTAACCAATGCCGCTGGTGATAGCAAGGCTGGCTCAGTGGACAAAGGAAGAGCAAAATGTGatgatttaatttgattttagcAAAGCCTTCAGCTTCTTTAATGTCACTGTAGCAAAACTGGTGAGACACAGGCTAAGTAAGTGATAAATGTGGATGGAAAATCAGTTGGACTGTAAGACACACAAGGTTCTGATCAGTGAGTCCAACTGGCAGCCAGTTACTAAGGGCATCCCCCCAGGTACCAAAAGTGGATCTTTACCTACTCTTTAACATCACTTAAGGCTCTTTAACACCCTTATTAACAAAATGCACAATGGGACAGAGAGCACACTATGCAGCTTCATGGGTGGTAACATATGGGGAAGAACCTTAAATGCTGGAGGGCCAGATGGATCttcagagggatctgagctggCTGGAGAAAAGAGATAGTTGAAACCTCTTGAAATTGAGCAAAGGCAGGTGGGTTAGATGAGTAGACAGTGAGATGGATTGACAACTGGCTGGACGGCATCGCTCAGAGGGTTGTGACTGGCACTGCAGAGTCTAGTTGGAAGCCTGCGGCAAAGGGTGTCTCCCAAGTGtcagtactgggtccagtcACGTTCAACATATTCAccagtgacctggatgagggaacagagtgtaccctcagcaagtgcTATTTTTCTGCATATTTATCAGAACATGTTTTGCCAATTAGTAACAGAAGTCCTGGTTCGAGTAGTATTTTGTTTTAGGGTTTTTCTGCTACAGACTTCAAATTACGGgatgacagaaagagaaaagagcagcTATCAGACTATAAACACGGCAAGAGTGTATTACTCATTATGAAAGAGATTGCCATAAGCACACATATCCTTTTatggaggaagagaaggaaatgtttGCAAGAACACTTGCCTGATTTGTTACCCCTTTATGGAAAAACTGCCCTAACAATATTGCAAAGATCCAGTATATAAACAGATAATCATGCAAAATAATTGCAGACACTGCAACAGCTAATTGGCCCTGCATAAGCTACATAAGCATTTGTTTTACATAAATTACACCACTCTTATTCTGACAAAAGTAGTGTTCTCTCCTTTCTTATCGTCACTGATGTTGAACTACacaaaaaataagtatttgtgTTAAAGCGCTTCTCCCCCAGGAAATAATTGATGGATAAAGCAAAATATATCAGCTAAATAATCAGTTAGACTTTTGCAAGTATGATTCAGCCAATCTCACTCCTGGAAGCTAATTTCTAAGTGATCCATACTGGCAGAGATCACTACACAGAACTTTACTCAGATGTTTAATTCTGAAAAGATTTAAAGATACTTTCAATCAGTAGAGCCTTGTAGGCCACAAACCTCTATGGATGATGGGACCAGACATCTATTAAACATCTGGTAGCTTTTGTTCCGTGGAGCAGAACAGGCATGTAACATTAACTGCTGGCCTGGGagtcatgttttatttctgaagaactgAATGTGGCAACCAACATTTCATTACAAATGAGCATAAACCATCATCTCAgggaaaaattttatttaaaatgttaattgttACAGTAAGTGCCACCAACATAAATTATACAGCATAGATGAACCATTTCTGCCATttcaaagggggaaaaaatagcaCATTTGGCACTAGAATTCTAATATTTTCTGACACTATAGTATTTGCATTATTGTCACTGACATACAGGATAGCACTTGAAACTGGTGACCACTCAAAATCCCACAGCTGCACGAGCTGCTAACAAAGACACTGAGAGTGTACAAACAGCTTTATTAATGCTTTGCAGTGCTCTGCAATATTCTTGCCTCCTCAAAAAACAAAGATATCTACAAAAGTGTAAATTCATACAATGACACTTCATCAGCTAGAAAACAAGAATGGCATAGTATCTTTCTAGCTTTCTTTATGTTTACTTGAGAGGAACTTAGTATGACTCATGGAGTAACGATGCATACCTCAACTTTCAATGACAGTGAAAGTCAAATAACTCCAAATTCTTTATTTGTAACCAAATAAACAGGTGGATATATCACCTTACAAAAGCCTTTTGTCCTGTTTTAAATGGCAATTCTGACACTAAAGTTGAATAGTTCAAAATTTCTATGAAAACAGCAGGCTTAGTGAGAAGTAAAGTTTAAAGCTAACACTTCCAGAAACATCTTGTACaaaattcagaggaaaacatttgtgATGTGCAGCGGGCAGAAGAACTGTACAGATCAACGAAAACCACCTCTTTTGAGATAAAGCTCCAACTCAACATAATGAGTTACCATTCCTGGTAACTACATAAAGCCACAAGCCTTTAAACTTAGCACTTCAGCATCGGTTCTCTTACTCTGTAATCAAGAAAGAGTAATTTTGTTTAATGGAAGTTTCACCGGCTATTGCCACAGTCCCAGTACAAGCTGGGATAGGCTACACTGAAAAGGCTGCTTCTTTCAATCCATTTTGAACCCTGCTTACAATTAGGTATTTATTCACTGCTTTCAACCACCAGTCCTCTGATCAGTGCCTAGATAACATCGCtcaaaaaaacaacataaagaaaagcagagaggtaTTTGGTCTTCTGTATAGCAAACATATGGATATTATTTAGCCATGAAAAAATACCTTACTTAAGGTCAAGACAGTATTTTGGTTTTGCCATTTGTTTTTGGCCCTTGAAAGGCCTCATACTTCAAATCTTAATTGCGAAGGTGTATTTTAAGAGAACCTTTAAAGCTTTTAAGAATAGGCTACTTTTTAATTTGCCCCAACCAGTGTTTCATAGTCATACATAGGCTTTTTCAGTCTGGGGTAAAAAAGATTACTATTTCTCAGTCACacattaaaaaatttattttgtgcttCGATAAGGAAACAAGAACTACTGCAGCTGGAAAGTTCCTATTCCAAAGTAGGAAAGCAAATGTGGCATCTTTTATCTGAAGAGATGTGTTCCTAATGTATTTTGAATAACAAATGCctacttgaattaaaaaaaaaaataaatcagcaaaACCCCATTGTATTAGtttactttgttttcagtgtGAGAACAAGCGTGTGATGAATTCCATTCTTAAGAATCACTACtaaaaaatttttattaaattactgTCACTTGTAATTCCCCAAACCAAATGAAAATCATAATGTTGGCTAAGTGTCAGAAAGCATAAATCAAGCAATACATAAGACACAATCTGACTTAAACCTTTAGTATTTGCAATGATACATGACTAGAAAATGATCTATAGTGCTTCTACAGGAAAGACAGTTCATAAATTGTCCTTATAAGCTAGAGcatgtttcaaaagaaaaacccaaaggaacagaaaataagcATACCATTATACAGAATGTTATTCTAAAATTTCACTATTTAAAGTCCACCACAGTGAAGCAAATTtgttggggggtggggaggaggaagtCACTAGATACTTACGCTTTGCTttgaattaaagaaaactttGAAAGCCACgatgaaaagaaacacacagtCTTTGTAGGCTGAAAAAATGCCTCTCCTTTGCCCTGAATATTAGGCATGATGTGATagataatgaaaagaaaaagttggcGAGTGAAAACATATTCAATAAGGAACAGACAGCAAAAAGGTCTGTATTCTTAACCCATGGACATTAGCCCACAGACATTTGAATCGTAGAATGCTGAATGGGCTTCTCTTGTAACctgggaaaagaagagaagaggctAGCAAAAAGTTCCTTCTGTGAAACTTACTCagatttatttcaggaaaaaaatgccttactaATCAAGCACGTACTgctcaaaacaaaacacttacaAATACTCAAACCAGAAACTTTCCATTTCATTGAAGAAGCAGATAAACTCCTGTTTGCCCGTAGAAAACAATGCGGTGACAATTTAGTACAAAGTTTTAAATCAAGTTAGTCTAAGAACATGCTTGTTTGATGACAAGATAGCGCATATCTGCAGAAGTCAGCAAGCTCTAGAACCTGACAATTCTAATTTCCACCATTTTTGCATcaaaatttttacatttttaatgcaaaatactAAGATATCTTCCCCTATGAGTTGATTTTTAGGTGTAAGTACCGAATCTTTCAGTTACTCTTCTAGCTTATCAAGACTGCCTACACAACTGCCACCTCTCATCAGAAAAAATCTCACAATAAACCCCCagggaaacaaaaccaacaagcCCAGCTTACCTTGCCATATTCCAGTACACAGGTGTTCCCAATGAGCAAGTTATAATTTACAGTTGCTCACTTGATTTTAGAACGTATTTGCAAAACTCATCCAGACTATCTAAAAAATCACTTTCCTGCCCCAAGTATGACTTACCAAACCAGAACAATGCAATTATCACTACAAAAAGACAGTTGTTCTTAAGGCATAACCTCAGCTAACTACAAGAGTGAGGAACTAAGATGCTTATAGTGCTGCTCCTTTGACAGAGCCAATCCTTATCCTTtctcttccatgtttttttcagattgcCAGTGTGCTTTTGAGGCAAATCTGCTGAAAACCTCCATGCACAACACTGTGCTTCATGCTCCAGAGCAGGCTTGGAGTACACCTCATATTCTCCAGTGGCTAAAAAGCAGGACCAAATGTGAGTTAGATCATGCTAACACCTCTCTAGGACAGCAGACAACAAGAACTCAGCACAAACTACCGTATCACTCTACCTGCTCATGCCGGCACAGCCACTAAAACCAAAACTTCCAGGAAAGTGATCTAAATTCTGCCTTCTGGTGAGAGAAACAAGCATAGCTTGTACACTGCTGTAGTTCACAACTGTCTGCAAAGCGTGTGCCATTGGATACAACTTTGTGTAAAAACACAGTTTCCAATGTATTTATTAAATTCACAATGCAATATTTTAGGCATTATCTTCTTTCATAATCTTTGTTAGTCTTTTTCATATCTAGGTGTTTCCTTCTCACCTTAGACACTTAGCCCATTAGCAACATCttagggaaacaaaaaaatgacaacaggaaagaaagaatcatagaatcactaggttggaaaagacccactggattatcaagtccaaccattcccatcaatcactaaactatgtccctcagcacctcatccagctgttccttaaacacctccagcgaaggtgactcaaccccctccctgggcagcctctgtcagtgcccaatgatcctttccattaattttttttttcctaatgtccagcctcaacctcccctggtggagcttgaggccattaaaGGAAAGTAACTGAATAGATGGGTACACatccaatggcatcttggcttggatcagaaacagcatgaccagcaggtccagggaggttcttctccctctggactcggcactggtgagaccgctcctcgaatcctgtgttcagctctgggcccctcaccacaataaggatgttgaggctctgcagcgagtccagagaagagcaacaaagctggtgagggggctggagaacaggccttatgaggagaggctgagagagctgggggtgtttagcctggagaagaggaggctgaggggagacctcattgctctctacaactatctgaaaggaggttgtggagaggagggagctggcctcttctcccaagtgacaggggacaggatgagagggaatggcctcaagctccaccaggggagatttaggttggacattaggaaaaaatttttcacagaaagggtcactggacactggaacaggctgcccagggaggcggttgattcaccttccctggaggtgtttaaggcacgggtggacgaggtgctgagggacatgggttagtgtttgataggaagggttggactcgatgatccggtgggtctcttccaacctggttattctatgattctgtgatacattctattttgttttcagtatgcTTTCCAACACCTTCCTTTCAATCTGAATTTGTATgctgttgagaaaaaaaaagaatctgtaaACCGGGAATTATTTCCCAAAAGCATTTTAATCACCGAAGAGCATTTTAATCACCCTGACAAACCCCTCGTCTTCATGGGCAGCTTTGTCAGGAACCTTCTGGGCAAGATGATGCCCCTCACCACCAGAAGgctgttgaggctctggagcgagtccagggaaaagcaacgaagcaggtgaaggggctggagaacaggccttgcgaggaatggctgagagagctgggggtgtttagcctggagaagaggaggctgaggggagacctcattgctgaggggcatggtttagtatttgataggaatggttggactcgatgatccaatgggtcttttccaacctggtgattctatgattctatgatgcagaGAAGGAATGGAAATTCATTCTTTGGTGCACTATAGGTGGCTTAGTCCTTCGATTGCTTTAAAAGGAAGTCCATAATGCGTGGTAAATTGCAAGTATTGCTTGGGGCAGGTTTATAAAGAGAAGTAGGATAAAAataagggggagggggggaacaCGATTAGTTGAGTTCtgttcccttccccctcccgaTGAGCAGCTCTGCCCGCAGCCCATGAGGCGAGGAGGCAGCCGCAGCCGGTTCCAATCCCAGTTATTCCCACTTTGAGCTCCTGAGCCCAGCCAGGACCGGCCGCAGGGCTTCCCCAACAAccccctccccgcctccccTCCTCGCCgtcctcccttctctccagctCCATCCGACCCCCCGCTCCCCCAGGGCACCGTGTGGGAAGCACGAATTTCCGCTGAGTTTTCTCGGCGAGTTTCGGAGCTCGCCCGTCCTGCAGCTCCCCGCTCCGCCCGCcgacacccccccacccccccttcccttctccagccccgCTCCGCCCCCGGGAGCAACGCCGGAGCCGCGGGCAGCCTCGCCGCTCCGCTCCGCACCCCGAAGGGGCGGCAGGGCGCGGGGGGAGCCGCCGGAGAGCCCTCCCGATCGGGAAAGCCCGTGGCGCGGGCACCGGCGCGGAGCGGAGCGCAGGCCGCTTAGCAGCCgcggaaggaggaggggggggggatgcCGGAGAGACACAAAGGCGGCGGGGGAAGCAGCCCGAGGCTCGTCCCGCGATGGGGGCGCCGCGCCGGGGCCGCCTGATGGGGCCGTGGGGCTCCGtcccgctgctgctgctgctgctgctgccgccgccgcccgcggcCGAGCCCCTCTGCCCCGAGCCATGCGactgccagcagcaccagcacctcCTCTGCACCAACCGCGGCCTCCGCTCCGTGCCCAGGGCCGCCGCGCCCCACGACGTCCTCACCTACAGCCTCGGGGGCAACTTCATCGCCAACATCTCCGCCTTCGACTTCCACCGCCTGGCGGGGCTCCAGCGCCTGGACCTGCAGTACAACCGGATCcgctccctgcaccccaaagccTTTGAGCGCCTGGGCCGGCTGGAGGAGCTCTACCTGGGCAACAACCTGCTGCCGGCGCTGGCCCCCGGCACGCTCAGCGCCCTGGCCAAGCTGCGCGTCCTCTACGTGAACGGCAACGAGATCGGCCGCCTCAGCGCCGCCTCCTTCTCcggcctgggcagcctggtcaaGCTGCGCCTGGACGGCAACGAGCTGGGCTCGCTGGGCGACTCGACGTTCTCGGGGCTGCCGAACCTGCTGTACCTGCACCTCGAGTCCAACCGCATCCGCTGGCTGAGCCGCGGCGCCTTCGCGGGGCTGGCCAAGCTGCGCTTCCTCGACCTCTCGGGGAACCGGCAGAGCTCCCTGCGGCACCCGGACGTCTTCGCGCCGCTGCCGGCGCTGCACACGCTGCTGCTGGCCGGGAACAGCCTGCGGGAGCTGCCCGGGGGGCTCTTCCGACACCTGCCCGCCCTGGCCAAGCTCTCTCTCGGCGGCAACCGGCTGGCTCGCCTGGCCCCGGACGCCTTCGCGGGGCTGGGCTCGCTGAAGGAGCTGAGCCTCGAGGGGAACCTGCTGAGCCGCCTGCCCGCCGCCCTGCTGGAGCCGCTGGGCGGCCTGGAGGCGCTGGACCTGAGCCGCAACGCGCTCGCCGCCCTGCGCCCCGACGCCTTCGCCCGCCTCGGCCGCCTGCGGGAGCTCAGCCTGCGGGACAACGCGCTGGCCACGCTCCCCGGCGAGCTCTTCGCCTCCAGCGCGGCTCTGTCCCGCCTGGAGCTGGAGGGCAACGCCTGGAGCTGCGACTGCCGCCTGCGCGGCCTCAAGCGCTGGCTGGGGGCGCGGCGCTCGCGGGGCCGCCCGCTCGCCGCCTCGCTGCGGTGC includes the following:
- the TRIL gene encoding TLR4 interactor with leucine rich repeats; this translates as MGAPRRGRLMGPWGSVPLLLLLLLPPPPAAEPLCPEPCDCQQHQHLLCTNRGLRSVPRAAAPHDVLTYSLGGNFIANISAFDFHRLAGLQRLDLQYNRIRSLHPKAFERLGRLEELYLGNNLLPALAPGTLSALAKLRVLYVNGNEIGRLSAASFSGLGSLVKLRLDGNELGSLGDSTFSGLPNLLYLHLESNRIRWLSRGAFAGLAKLRFLDLSGNRQSSLRHPDVFAPLPALHTLLLAGNSLRELPGGLFRHLPALAKLSLGGNRLARLAPDAFAGLGSLKELSLEGNLLSRLPAALLEPLGGLEALDLSRNALAALRPDAFARLGRLRELSLRDNALATLPGELFASSAALSRLELEGNAWSCDCRLRGLKRWLGARRSRGRPLAASLRCRLPPALAGQHLEHLPEARLPPPADGGPCPPPAAAAAAAFFFASASPAPEAPGGNASSAGAAATARPQGAPAAASRSSPAPPPLVSDPCDFNALFLHNLSVEAVGSSSVTVRWAVRPHRSARPQGPPRFRLLFDRFGAAVKFQRFVYLPERGEPAATLRELRPDTPYLVCVEAVLGGRVCPVAPRDHCAGLVTLPEAGGARGPDPQLLTLALLAANALLLLAALAAWASRLLRKKVLGRRRRKAAPVHVRQLYSARRPLRSAGTGVSADFSGFQARRPPHAAAACALGEADLIEFPCERFGDSGGSGARRGDEHLLQRFAD